One window of the Armatimonadota bacterium genome contains the following:
- a CDS encoding sugar ABC transporter substrate-binding protein produces MTKSRLALCLILPILLSMLCGCVQKKEESEVVHLRMVVWGSAADEQKWNDKLKRFYEAHPDVKVRLEYIVNERTLQKLLIATAGNKAPDASVISSMWFVPAASKGLLEDLGPYVAKDRDFDLSDFYPQVVEGWGKYRGKLYAIPAGVDVTAMYYNKTMFDRYNVPYPDETWGWDDYLAAARKLTLDTNGDGKLDQWGTSQNWWQSYVWANGGEIISEDKTRCLLDQPEAIEGLQWMADLRNKYHVAPTAKDMADISSVKMFTNGQTGMYFSGSWAVPLYFDKDIKGAFEYDVAPVPKGPVCRATFYGGASYAVLRGSKHKQLAWELVKFMVSKEALRERAIKEQVIPSRMSVAKSNAFLDLPGPPRHRKVFLDAIEYGRTLPRVPCSEEMNSIIGNELNNLQIGTETAESACKRTAKRVNGLLWPRKNRE; encoded by the coding sequence ATGACCAAGTCGAGACTCGCGCTCTGTCTGATACTCCCGATACTGCTCTCCATGCTGTGCGGCTGCGTGCAAAAGAAGGAAGAGAGCGAGGTCGTTCACCTGCGCATGGTCGTCTGGGGCTCGGCAGCCGACGAGCAGAAATGGAACGACAAGCTCAAGAGATTCTACGAAGCCCACCCGGACGTCAAGGTGCGCCTCGAATACATCGTCAACGAACGGACTCTGCAGAAACTGCTCATCGCCACCGCGGGCAACAAGGCGCCGGATGCCAGCGTGATCAGCTCGATGTGGTTCGTTCCCGCAGCATCGAAGGGACTCCTGGAGGACCTGGGACCGTACGTTGCGAAGGATAGGGATTTCGATCTCAGCGACTTCTACCCTCAAGTCGTCGAGGGCTGGGGCAAGTACCGGGGAAAACTCTACGCCATCCCGGCCGGCGTAGACGTTACCGCGATGTACTACAACAAGACGATGTTCGACCGATACAACGTCCCCTACCCCGATGAGACGTGGGGCTGGGACGACTATCTGGCAGCGGCGAGGAAGCTCACTCTGGACACAAACGGCGACGGCAAGTTGGACCAGTGGGGCACCAGCCAGAACTGGTGGCAGTCCTACGTTTGGGCGAACGGGGGCGAAATCATCAGTGAGGACAAGACAAGGTGTCTGCTCGATCAGCCCGAAGCCATCGAGGGCCTGCAGTGGATGGCCGACCTGCGCAACAAGTATCACGTCGCGCCGACCGCCAAAGACATGGCCGACATCAGCTCCGTGAAGATGTTCACGAACGGCCAGACCGGAATGTACTTCAGCGGGAGCTGGGCCGTGCCGCTGTATTTCGACAAGGACATCAAGGGCGCTTTCGAGTACGATGTCGCGCCGGTCCCGAAGGGTCCGGTGTGCAGGGCCACCTTCTACGGAGGCGCATCGTATGCGGTGCTGAGGGGCTCGAAGCACAAGCAGTTGGCCTGGGAACTGGTCAAGTTCATGGTCAGCAAGGAGGCGCTGAGGGAGCGCGCGATCAAAGAACAGGTAATCCCCAGCCGCATGTCCGTCGCCAAGTCAAACGCGTTCCTGGACCTCCCAGGCCCACCGAGGCACCGAAAGGTGTTCCTCGACGCCATCGAATACGGGCGCACTTTGCCGAGGGTCCCGTGCAGCGAGGAGATGAACAGTATAATCGGTAACGAGTTGAACAACCTGCAGATCGGCACAGAAACGGCGGAGTCGGCCTGCAAGAGGACGGCCAAGAGAGTGAACGGCCTCTTATGGCCCAGGAAGAACCGGGAATAG
- a CDS encoding carbohydrate ABC transporter permease, whose protein sequence is MATTLTQNKVRRRSTSRLFSYFLTYALLTIGSILILIPFWWLVRSSLMDPGDIFKPIKSLGDFFRCSGLWQNYPDALKFMNFLGCLRNTITITFFAMSGQIMSASIVAYGFARMRFPGRDVLFIVLLATIMLPPQVTLIPIFKIFTTLGWYDTFYPLTVPAFFGGGVFAIFLLRQYYMTIPIEMDEAAKIDGAGTFGIFTKVILPQAKPALGTVAIFSFMAHWNDFLGPLIYLSDPAKRTLALALWSFQGEHAVEWHLLMAAATVVMLPLLVIFFCAQKYFIQGVVISGVKG, encoded by the coding sequence ATGGCAACAACATTGACACAGAACAAAGTCCGCAGGCGGAGCACGAGCAGGCTCTTCAGCTACTTTCTGACGTATGCTCTGCTTACCATCGGCTCGATACTCATCCTCATCCCGTTCTGGTGGCTCGTCAGGAGTTCGCTCATGGACCCCGGAGACATCTTCAAGCCGATAAAGAGTCTGGGGGACTTCTTTCGCTGCAGTGGCCTGTGGCAGAACTACCCGGACGCTCTGAAGTTCATGAACTTCCTGGGATGCCTTCGGAACACCATCACGATCACGTTCTTCGCAATGTCCGGGCAGATCATGTCCGCTTCCATAGTAGCATACGGCTTTGCCAGGATGCGCTTTCCCGGGCGGGACGTGCTGTTCATCGTGCTGCTGGCGACCATCATGCTGCCGCCTCAGGTGACGCTGATCCCGATCTTCAAGATCTTCACGACCCTGGGTTGGTATGATACGTTCTACCCGCTCACGGTGCCGGCGTTCTTCGGCGGAGGAGTCTTCGCCATATTCCTCTTGCGCCAGTACTACATGACGATACCGATCGAGATGGACGAGGCGGCGAAGATAGACGGCGCCGGGACCTTCGGCATTTTCACGAAGGTCATCCTCCCGCAGGCCAAGCCGGCGCTGGGCACAGTAGCGATCTTCTCGTTCATGGCGCACTGGAACGACTTCCTCGGCCCCCTGATCTACCTCAGCGACCCCGCGAAGCGGACCCTCGCACTGGCGCTCTGGTCTTTCCAGGGCGAGCACGCGGTGGAGTGGCACCTGCTGATGGCAGCCGCGACGGTGGTCATGCTTCCGCTGCTCGTGATCTTCTTCTGCGCGCAGAAGTACTTCATCCAAGGCGTGGTGATCTCGGGGGTGAAGGGGTAG
- a CDS encoding alpha/beta hydrolase, whose amino-acid sequence MPTIRVEGLTIDYQESGVGLPMLFIPGITEFKEEFGFQFHGLSDSYRVISYDLRRGLKRASDYTLDLLVEDLRIFIEGIELDSAVICGHSFGSLVALEFALRYPAMAKALVLISGYPSAPGISPDRLIAWTSSASHPFHRSFGAAFKVQIARFLGRKTSGVLAMTDEISAVRTVARQAAHTSETTINQRERIIRHTDLRERLCELGMPALIVAGAKDRAEFLSAAQQLYEGIPNASLEVIEGAAHFCFLTRHDQFNTVVDEFLTDCLAEIS is encoded by the coding sequence TTGCCTACGATTCGAGTAGAGGGCCTTACCATAGACTACCAGGAGTCCGGCGTTGGACTGCCCATGTTGTTCATCCCCGGCATAACGGAGTTCAAGGAGGAGTTCGGGTTTCAGTTCCACGGACTTTCGGACAGCTACAGGGTGATCAGCTATGACCTGCGGCGCGGCCTCAAGCGTGCTTCGGATTACACTCTCGACCTGCTGGTGGAGGACCTGAGGATCTTCATCGAAGGAATCGAGTTGGACAGCGCGGTGATCTGCGGACATTCGTTCGGAAGTCTGGTCGCCCTCGAGTTCGCCCTGCGATACCCGGCGATGGCGAAGGCCCTCGTTCTGATCTCAGGCTATCCTTCCGCTCCCGGCATTTCTCCGGACAGGCTTATCGCGTGGACCTCCTCGGCCAGCCATCCCTTCCACAGGTCCTTCGGTGCGGCGTTCAAGGTTCAGATCGCGCGTTTCCTGGGTCGAAAGACGTCGGGCGTGCTGGCAATGACCGACGAGATCAGCGCGGTACGAACCGTGGCGCGTCAGGCGGCTCACACCAGCGAGACGACCATCAACCAGCGGGAGCGCATCATCCGCCACACCGACCTGCGGGAACGGTTGTGCGAACTGGGTATGCCTGCCCTCATCGTTGCCGGCGCCAAGGACCGGGCGGAGTTCCTGTCGGCCGCGCAGCAGCTGTACGAGGGCATTCCGAACGCCTCGCTGGAGGTCATCGAGGGCGCGGCTCATTTCTGCTTCCTCACGCGGCACGATCAGTTCAACACAGTCGTTGACGAGTTCCTTACCGACTGCCTGGCTGAGATATCATGA
- a CDS encoding AAA family ATPase, with the protein MKVYIAATRQNDGKTIVSLGLIAAALRRTAKVGYTKPVGQHYVETGGHKIDEDAILVKETYGVECDLPDMSPVAIPRGFTEDYISDPDPESLARDITSAFGRVSTGKEFTLIEGTGHAGVGSVFDMSNADVAHLLGAKVVIVSAGGVGRPIDEIMLNKALFDQMGCEVVGAIVNKVQQDKYDKIAPLVTKGLARKGLEVLGVMPYNPVLSRPTMEQLLEDTRGELITSRSGLKNMVSRIAIGAMAPHEALDYIGKDTLLITPATREDLILAAMGSCFLGEDDEACVSGILLTGTASPHPRILHLIERAQIPVIRVAQDTFTVATMIDDLMVKIRPGDTEKIAAAERLVTDHVNMDRMMDLLRKS; encoded by the coding sequence GTGAAAGTATACATCGCAGCTACGAGACAGAATGACGGCAAGACCATCGTATCACTGGGGCTTATCGCGGCCGCTCTGAGGCGCACCGCGAAGGTCGGCTACACCAAGCCGGTCGGACAGCACTACGTCGAGACCGGCGGCCACAAGATTGACGAGGACGCCATCCTCGTCAAGGAGACGTACGGCGTGGAGTGCGATCTGCCGGACATGTCCCCTGTTGCCATCCCGCGAGGGTTCACCGAGGACTACATCAGCGATCCTGATCCGGAGTCGCTGGCGCGCGATATCACCTCGGCATTTGGTCGAGTCTCGACCGGCAAGGAGTTCACGCTTATCGAGGGCACCGGCCATGCCGGAGTGGGCTCGGTGTTCGACATGTCGAACGCCGACGTGGCGCATCTGCTGGGAGCTAAGGTCGTGATCGTCTCTGCGGGTGGCGTCGGCAGGCCGATTGACGAGATCATGTTGAACAAGGCTCTCTTCGACCAGATGGGTTGCGAGGTCGTCGGCGCCATTGTCAACAAGGTCCAGCAGGACAAGTACGACAAGATCGCGCCGCTCGTCACCAAGGGGCTAGCGCGCAAGGGTCTCGAGGTCTTGGGTGTTATGCCCTATAATCCCGTGCTCTCCAGGCCGACGATGGAGCAGCTTCTCGAGGATACTAGGGGCGAGCTCATTACGAGTCGGAGCGGCCTCAAGAACATGGTGAGCCGCATCGCGATCGGTGCGATGGCTCCCCATGAAGCCCTGGATTACATCGGCAAGGACACCCTGTTGATCACCCCGGCTACCAGGGAGGACCTGATCCTGGCGGCGATGGGCTCGTGCTTCCTGGGCGAGGACGACGAGGCCTGCGTTTCGGGGATACTTCTGACCGGCACGGCCAGCCCGCATCCTCGGATACTGCATCTCATCGAGCGCGCGCAGATTCCGGTGATCCGCGTAGCGCAAGACACCTTTACCGTCGCCACGATGATAGACGACCTCATGGTCAAGATTCGTCCGGGAGACACCGAGAAGATCGCGGCCGCCGAGCGTCTAGTCACCGACCATGTCAACATGGATCGAATGATGGATCTGCTCCGGAAGAGCTGA
- a CDS encoding sugar ABC transporter substrate-binding protein codes for MAQEEPGIVQVRRMHPSSVHPRAISAIIVLVAAAIVLSGCKRSQTPEVVHLRLIMWGKQEELGFYNESLKVFYKDHPNIRVSIELVPWSRMFDKLLISTAGGRTSDVSRVDSTYFTPCAAKGLLECLDPYIENDPTFDINDFYNEAVEGWGMYDGRIYGLPSDVDIYAMYYNKTMFDKYGVPYPDETWDWNKLLWAAKKLTLDTNGDGKLDQWGCVPDTWWQAYIWQNGGDIVSADNKRCLLDQPAAYEALQWMADLRSKHRVAPSPADAADIGPQKMFTNGQIGMLVSGSWATPLIFEKEVTTFDYDAAPIPMGKQRAAFMGGAAFGILSKSKHKQEAWELVKFMTSQTFQGYYARTQHIIPSRRSVAESGAYLLLKGRPRNKEVFIDAIKYGRVIPNIECSREMNDIINNEITMAILGKESAKETCLRVTPIVDDLLMYNRPRRRMDGPAQ; via the coding sequence ATGGCCCAGGAAGAACCGGGAATAGTGCAGGTCAGGCGCATGCACCCGTCATCCGTCCACCCGCGAGCCATATCAGCGATCATCGTTCTCGTCGCAGCCGCAATCGTTCTGTCCGGCTGTAAGAGATCACAGACGCCTGAGGTCGTGCACCTGCGGCTCATCATGTGGGGCAAGCAGGAAGAACTCGGCTTCTACAACGAGTCGCTCAAGGTCTTCTACAAGGATCATCCGAACATCCGGGTAAGCATCGAATTGGTCCCCTGGAGCCGGATGTTCGACAAGCTGCTCATCTCCACAGCAGGCGGGCGGACCTCGGACGTGAGCCGGGTGGACTCCACCTACTTCACCCCGTGCGCGGCGAAGGGTCTGCTGGAATGCCTCGACCCGTACATCGAGAACGACCCGACTTTCGACATCAACGACTTCTACAACGAAGCAGTCGAAGGCTGGGGCATGTACGATGGAAGGATATACGGCCTTCCAAGCGACGTAGACATCTACGCGATGTACTACAACAAGACTATGTTCGACAAGTACGGTGTTCCGTACCCGGATGAGACGTGGGACTGGAACAAGTTGCTGTGGGCCGCCAAGAAGCTCACGCTGGACACGAACGGCGACGGCAAGCTCGATCAGTGGGGCTGCGTTCCCGACACCTGGTGGCAGGCCTATATCTGGCAGAACGGAGGCGATATCGTCTCCGCAGACAACAAGCGGTGTCTGCTCGATCAGCCCGCGGCGTACGAGGCTCTGCAGTGGATGGCGGACCTCAGAAGCAAGCACCGTGTCGCCCCGTCTCCCGCCGACGCCGCAGACATCGGCCCTCAAAAGATGTTCACGAACGGTCAGATCGGGATGCTCGTCAGCGGAAGCTGGGCCACGCCGCTGATCTTCGAGAAGGAGGTCACGACCTTCGACTACGATGCCGCTCCCATCCCCATGGGCAAACAGCGCGCGGCCTTCATGGGAGGCGCGGCGTTCGGCATACTGAGCAAATCAAAGCACAAGCAGGAAGCATGGGAGTTGGTGAAGTTCATGACGTCGCAGACCTTCCAGGGCTACTATGCGAGGACGCAGCATATCATCCCGAGTCGGAGATCGGTCGCCGAATCCGGTGCATATCTGCTCTTGAAGGGAAGGCCCCGGAACAAGGAGGTGTTCATAGACGCGATCAAGTACGGCCGCGTGATCCCGAACATCGAATGCTCTCGAGAGATGAATGATATCATCAACAACGAGATCACCATGGCGATCCTTGGGAAGGAGTCGGCGAAGGAGACCTGCCTTCGGGTCACGCCGATCGTGGACGATCTGCTGATGTACAACCGTCCGCGCAGGAGGATGGACGGGCCTGCGCAGTGA
- a CDS encoding GNAT family N-acetyltransferase yields MSTGTIAISPFGPDDLEGVVSLLNREMTADPTTSANFQRRVLLDLNFDASGAPVAKDGERIVGFMCGMVRKYLMEDQAPDLDRGYITLLAVDGEYRHRGIATRLWEQVRSYFESRGVRAAIVGTFAPNYFVPGVDQVAYAGAIGFFEKQGFTTPITVLSMDSNLLELETPDWIVEKEARLASEGLVFEVFRPEHTLPLLDHLRECFPGDWQRYLRESMVRKTMGHFERGEIYVAMQGGGCLGFCQHENERFGPFGVDERERGRGIGAVLLLKCLHGMKALGIHDAWFMSTTDDAAKVYMHGGFRETRRHAVMKKSL; encoded by the coding sequence TTGTCAACAGGCACCATCGCTATCAGCCCGTTTGGCCCCGACGATCTGGAGGGGGTCGTCTCCCTCCTCAACCGCGAGATGACCGCGGATCCGACCACCAGCGCGAACTTCCAGCGGCGAGTCCTGCTTGACCTGAACTTCGACGCGAGTGGGGCGCCCGTCGCGAAGGACGGCGAGAGGATCGTCGGTTTCATGTGCGGCATGGTTCGGAAGTATCTCATGGAGGACCAGGCGCCGGACCTCGACCGGGGCTACATCACCCTGCTGGCGGTTGACGGCGAGTACCGGCACCGGGGCATCGCGACGCGCCTCTGGGAGCAGGTCAGGTCCTACTTTGAGTCCAGGGGCGTCAGGGCGGCGATCGTCGGCACCTTCGCGCCGAACTACTTCGTGCCCGGTGTGGATCAGGTCGCCTATGCCGGCGCGATAGGGTTCTTCGAGAAGCAGGGGTTCACCACACCCATCACGGTGCTGAGCATGGACTCCAACCTGCTGGAGTTGGAGACTCCTGATTGGATCGTCGAGAAGGAGGCCAGACTCGCATCGGAGGGACTCGTGTTCGAGGTCTTCAGACCGGAGCACACTCTCCCGTTGCTCGATCACCTCAGGGAGTGCTTCCCCGGCGACTGGCAGCGCTACCTGCGGGAGTCCATGGTGCGCAAGACGATGGGCCACTTTGAGCGCGGCGAGATCTACGTCGCGATGCAGGGAGGTGGGTGCCTCGGGTTCTGTCAGCACGAGAATGAGCGCTTCGGACCGTTTGGCGTTGACGAAAGAGAGCGCGGGCGCGGGATCGGGGCCGTGTTGCTCCTGAAGTGCCTGCACGGAATGAAGGCGCTTGGCATCCACGACGCCTGGTTCATGTCCACGACCGACGATGCCGCGAAAGTCTACATGCACGGCGGCTTCCGCGAAACCCGCCGCCACGCGGTGATGAAGAAGTCGCTGTAG
- a CDS encoding sugar ABC transporter substrate-binding protein — MRRTLTALSLILLAATALGGCSKPKGEEGIVVLRMTVWDKQEDLDFYKQAFETEFYKTHPNIRVEVESVPWIRMFDKLLISTAGGRAPDVSHVSSNYFTPSAAKNLLEDLGPYIESDPDFDISDFYGPAVEGWGKYKGKIYAIPGDVDISAMYYNKTMFDKHRIPYPDESWDWKKFLEVARKLTKDFNGDGKLDQWGCVPDSTWHTYVWQNGGDVLNTDNTRCILDQPAAYEGLQWMCDLRNKHHVAPTAADAADIGSQKMFTNGQIGMYVSGSWAAGIVFPKEITTFEYDCAPLPRGKQRASFVGGACWGILRGSRHKKEAWELVKFMSSPSMQKHFAEKKQVIPSRRSVAESGAYLYLDAPPKNKQAFIDAIEYGRPLPKVECSPEMNFIIYSEIAPALLGKATAEEVCRIAAKRANDLLLYEAR; from the coding sequence ATGAGAAGAACACTGACGGCTCTGTCTCTGATTCTGCTGGCAGCAACTGCGCTGGGCGGATGCAGCAAGCCTAAGGGCGAAGAAGGGATTGTCGTCCTGCGAATGACCGTCTGGGACAAGCAGGAAGACCTCGACTTCTACAAGCAGGCGTTCGAGACGGAGTTCTACAAGACCCATCCGAATATCCGAGTCGAGGTGGAATCGGTCCCCTGGATACGGATGTTCGACAAACTCCTGATCTCCACAGCCGGCGGGCGGGCGCCGGACGTGAGCCATGTCAGTTCCAACTACTTCACGCCCAGCGCCGCCAAGAACCTGCTCGAGGACCTGGGACCGTACATCGAGAGCGATCCCGATTTCGACATCAGCGACTTCTACGGGCCGGCGGTCGAGGGCTGGGGCAAGTACAAGGGCAAGATCTACGCCATCCCGGGCGATGTGGACATCTCCGCCATGTACTACAACAAGACCATGTTCGACAAGCACCGCATCCCGTACCCCGACGAGTCATGGGACTGGAAGAAGTTCCTGGAGGTCGCACGGAAGCTCACGAAGGATTTCAACGGCGACGGCAAGCTCGACCAATGGGGCTGCGTGCCGGACTCGACCTGGCATACATATGTCTGGCAGAACGGCGGCGACGTGCTAAACACGGACAACACCAGGTGCATCCTCGATCAGCCGGCGGCGTATGAAGGTCTCCAGTGGATGTGCGACCTGAGGAACAAGCACCACGTCGCTCCGACCGCCGCCGACGCCGCCGACATCGGTTCTCAGAAGATGTTCACCAACGGCCAGATCGGCATGTATGTCAGCGGGAGTTGGGCGGCAGGAATCGTGTTCCCGAAGGAGATAACCACGTTTGAGTACGACTGCGCCCCGCTTCCCAGAGGCAAGCAGAGAGCATCATTTGTCGGAGGGGCGTGCTGGGGGATACTGCGAGGCAGCAGGCACAAGAAGGAAGCCTGGGAACTGGTCAAGTTCATGAGTTCGCCGAGCATGCAGAAGCACTTTGCGGAGAAGAAACAGGTCATCCCGAGCCGCCGGTCGGTGGCCGAATCGGGCGCGTATCTGTACCTGGACGCGCCGCCGAAGAACAAGCAGGCTTTCATTGACGCCATCGAGTATGGGCGTCCGCTTCCAAAAGTGGAGTGCTCGCCGGAGATGAACTTCATCATCTACAGCGAGATTGCGCCGGCGCTGCTCGGCAAGGCTACCGCCGAGGAAGTGTGCAGGATAGCAGCGAAGCGGGCCAACGATCTGCTGCTATATGAAGCGCGATAG
- a CDS encoding sugar ABC transporter permease has protein sequence MFALPLGLVGSLMVALLLNQNVKGMSWFRTIFYIPAILPGIATAMLWRWIFNPENGILNLILGVINPRLAPVAQWLSPWPVAIAVGLIVAAVMAVKGVQMLIRRTASTWVAVLWLVVALPFGGLIAVAWSTLFGLLTRSLSGPLPLWLADPSWALPAFILMSLWGVGGGMIIYLAGLQGIPTQLYEAADIDGANPVQKFRNITLPMVSPTIFFNLVMGVIGSFQVFTSSFVMTQGGPHYATLFYLLYLYQKAFQYFQMGYAAAMAWILFVIILICTLLVFKSSAGWVYYEGEVKGRR, from the coding sequence ATGTTCGCGCTTCCGCTCGGCCTGGTCGGATCGCTGATGGTTGCCTTGCTGCTCAATCAGAACGTCAAGGGGATGAGCTGGTTCAGGACCATCTTCTATATTCCAGCCATTCTGCCTGGAATCGCCACTGCGATGCTCTGGCGATGGATTTTCAATCCGGAGAACGGTATTCTGAACCTGATCCTCGGCGTGATCAACCCGCGATTGGCTCCCGTTGCCCAATGGCTGAGTCCGTGGCCCGTAGCGATTGCTGTGGGGCTGATCGTGGCAGCCGTGATGGCGGTGAAGGGCGTTCAAATGCTCATCAGACGCACGGCCTCGACTTGGGTCGCCGTGCTCTGGCTGGTGGTGGCGCTCCCATTCGGCGGCCTCATAGCGGTTGCGTGGAGCACGCTCTTCGGCCTGCTTACGCGATCTCTCAGCGGACCCTTGCCGCTGTGGCTGGCAGATCCGAGCTGGGCGCTGCCGGCGTTCATCCTGATGAGCCTGTGGGGAGTCGGAGGGGGAATGATCATCTACCTGGCGGGACTGCAGGGAATCCCGACACAGCTCTACGAAGCCGCCGACATTGACGGCGCGAACCCGGTCCAGAAGTTCCGCAACATAACCTTGCCGATGGTCTCCCCGACCATCTTCTTCAACCTGGTCATGGGAGTGATCGGCAGCTTCCAGGTGTTCACTTCATCGTTCGTCATGACCCAGGGCGGGCCGCATTACGCCACCCTGTTCTACCTGCTCTACCTGTACCAGAAGGCGTTCCAGTACTTCCAGATGGGTTACGCCGCCGCAATGGCCTGGATACTCTTTGTGATCATCCTGATATGCACGCTGCTGGTATTCAAGTCGTCCGCGGGCTGGGTCTACTATGAAGGCGAAGTGAAGGGGAGACGATAG
- a CDS encoding TatD family hydrolase: protein MLSLVDTHCHLNHPDLAGDICGVLERAAQTGVGRIICAAFDMESSETAVEQACGFGAVYATVGIHPHDASRMLPGDEGRLKSLCREEKVVAVGETGLDYHYDHSPRETQREVFRLHIRLACEVGLPVVIHSREAAEDTLDILEDEGVPPRGAVLHCFSGDDAMARRALELGCFLGIAGPITFRSAASFRETVSRVPLERLLVETDAPYLAPHPHRGKTNEPAYILLVVEALASVLSIPATTAAEVTTANAVRLFKLG from the coding sequence ATGTTGTCCCTCGTAGACACCCACTGCCACCTCAACCATCCCGATCTTGCCGGCGACATCTGCGGAGTTCTCGAGCGCGCCGCCCAAACGGGAGTCGGGCGCATCATCTGCGCGGCATTCGACATGGAGTCGAGCGAGACGGCAGTCGAACAGGCTTGCGGGTTCGGGGCTGTATATGCGACCGTCGGGATTCACCCACACGACGCTTCACGGATGCTTCCCGGTGATGAGGGGCGCCTGAAATCGCTCTGCCGCGAGGAGAAGGTCGTCGCAGTCGGGGAGACCGGACTCGACTACCACTATGACCACTCCCCGCGGGAGACCCAGCGCGAGGTGTTCCGCCTGCATATCAGGCTGGCCTGCGAGGTCGGCCTGCCGGTGGTGATTCACAGCAGGGAAGCCGCCGAAGATACTCTCGACATACTGGAGGACGAGGGTGTCCCGCCGCGCGGCGCGGTCCTGCACTGCTTCTCAGGCGACGACGCAATGGCTCGCAGGGCTCTGGAGTTGGGGTGCTTTCTGGGCATCGCGGGCCCGATTACCTTCAGGAGCGCGGCCTCATTTCGCGAGACGGTCTCTCGTGTGCCTCTGGAGCGCCTTCTCGTCGAGACCGATGCGCCCTATCTTGCGCCGCATCCGCATCGCGGGAAGACGAATGAGCCCGCCTACATCCTGCTTGTCGTCGAAGCGCTGGCGTCGGTGCTAAGCATACCTGCGACGACAGCCGCCGAGGTCACTACGGCCAACGCGGTCCGGCTCTTCAAGCTCGGGTAG
- a CDS encoding PIG-L family deacetylase produces the protein MADKVDILAIGGHAGDAEISSGMALCHHVNQGRKVAMLHMTPGEKGHPTMSPERYAELKCAEAEYAAKAIGAKVYFLPYGDGELPVNDEVKFRVADVIRECRPSVILTHWVNSIHKDHINTALNVPDAQFYAGIAGFERKNPAHWCGTIYHAENWEDYEGFVPQLYVEITAEDIELWEEMVLKYALFRGEVAKFRYVDYYKALARARGCEMYTEYATAFMLPPGAHRRKVQSFF, from the coding sequence ATGGCAGACAAGGTTGATATCCTGGCTATAGGTGGGCACGCGGGAGACGCTGAGATCTCGAGCGGGATGGCTCTTTGCCACCACGTCAATCAGGGCAGGAAGGTGGCGATGCTCCACATGACCCCCGGAGAGAAGGGGCATCCCACGATGAGTCCCGAGCGCTACGCCGAGCTGAAGTGCGCCGAGGCCGAGTATGCCGCGAAGGCGATCGGCGCTAAGGTGTACTTCCTCCCGTACGGCGACGGCGAACTGCCTGTAAATGACGAAGTCAAGTTCCGGGTCGCCGACGTCATTCGCGAGTGCAGGCCGAGCGTGATCCTGACCCACTGGGTGAACAGCATCCACAAGGATCACATCAACACCGCTCTCAATGTTCCGGACGCGCAGTTCTACGCCGGGATCGCAGGGTTCGAGCGCAAGAATCCAGCTCACTGGTGCGGGACGATCTACCACGCGGAGAACTGGGAGGACTACGAAGGTTTCGTGCCCCAGTTGTACGTCGAGATCACTGCGGAGGACATCGAGCTCTGGGAGGAGATGGTGCTCAAGTACGCACTATTCCGGGGCGAGGTCGCGAAGTTCCGTTACGTGGATTACTACAAGGCCCTGGCTCGCGCGCGCGGCTGCGAGATGTATACCGAGTACGCGACCGCCTTCATGCTCCCGCCGGGAGCCCACCGCCGCAAAGTCCAGTCATTCTTCTGA
- a CDS encoding zinc-ribbon domain-containing protein codes for MMPEDRIRKCKECGRDFVFTAGEQEFYTQKGFQNEPARCPPCRHARKKDRGTEAGATRA; via the coding sequence ATGATGCCTGAAGACAGGATACGGAAGTGCAAGGAATGCGGACGCGACTTCGTGTTTACGGCAGGGGAGCAGGAGTTCTACACGCAGAAGGGGTTTCAGAACGAACCCGCGCGCTGCCCTCCTTGCCGCCACGCGAGAAAGAAGGACCGCGGGACGGAAGCAGGCGCTACCCGAGCTTGA